Within Candidatus Brocadiia bacterium, the genomic segment GCGCTATCAGGCTGGCCAACTCCTGGAACTTGGCAAATACGGCTGTGGCAAATACTTTGGTCTTTGAAGTATTGTAAAGATGCCCGATATAAATAGCCTTGAGCGGCTCTCCGCCCACATACATGGAAGGCGTAACAGCGCTAATGGAGTATCCGATAAGCTGCGCAATGGAAGTATGCGCCAATGATGCATTAATACCATGCGAGCGTAGAATGATTTTCCAGCCTAAAACAGTCAGAAAAAGAGTTGCCAGTGCAGCGATAAAGTATGCCAAAAACCCTTCTATACCGATTAATTTAAGATTTGTCGCAACTTTCTCAAGACCGACTAGAGCAAAAATCAAAACAACTACGCCAATGGCTATTAGAATAAGAATTGAATATAATATCCCCTTTTTCATTTCTTTTTATGAGCGGACCGACGGGATTCATAAGCGTCAACAATATCCTGAACCAACGGGTGGCGAACAATATCAGCCTTGGTTAAATAAGAAAATGCCACGCCTTTAGTGTTTCCCAGAATAGCCTGAACCTCAACCAATCCAGAAACCTTTCCCGGCGGAAGGTCAATTTGCGTGATATCGCCGGTTATCACTATTCTAGAACCGTTACCCATTCGTGTTAGGAACATCTTCATCTGATCAGAGGTTGTATTCTGTGCTTCGTCAAGAATAATAAAAGCATTATTCAAACTCCGTCCGCGCATATAAGCCAGAGGAACAACTTCGATTATTCCGTTATCCATAAGCCGGCGTAACTGCTGGTACTCGATAAAACTGCCCAAAGCATCATAAAGAGGTCTTAGGTAAGGATTAACTTTTTCCTGATAATCACCAGGCAAAAACCCCAACCGCTCACCTGCTTCAACAGCCGGCCGGCACAAAACTATTTTATGCACACCATTACCCTTGAATACCGTCAATGCCTGAGCAACCGCCAGATATGTTTTACCCGTCCCAGCCGGACCAATACCAAAAACGATCTCGTGCTTCTGCATGGCCTCAATGTAACGCGCCTGTCCTTCGGTCTTAGGCTGAATTTCAATCTTAGTAGTACCCACTGAGGAATGAGATGACTTTTGCTCCTCTGGTTCGCAATATCCTTTAGATTTATTTATCAAATCTGCCACCATCGAGGTATTGACCTGTTTGGATGACGAGATTATTTTGTAAAGAACATTGATAACCTGCGCCACGTCACTTTCCGTTCCCATAACCTTTAAATCACGATCGTTTACGGCTATCCTAACGCCAAACTGATCCCGGATAAGCTTAAGATGGCTGTCATACGGGCCGAATATATTTATCAAATCCTTATTACCAGGCAATCTTATTTTACGTGTAAGCTTCATTTTATACACCACCATTTCAATAATTCTGTCATAGCAAATAGAGCCACAGGAATGCCTAGAAATAGGCTGTCAACCGTGTCCAGCACGCCGCCCAAGCCGCCCAGCCATTTTCCGGAATCTTTTATCTGGCAATGGCGCTTAAACATCGATTCTAATAAATCACCCATCTGCCCGAACATTACGATAATAAAATTAGCGGTAAAAACCAGTATTATTCG encodes:
- a CDS encoding PhoH family protein, translated to MKLTRKIRLPGNKDLINIFGPYDSHLKLIRDQFGVRIAVNDRDLKVMGTESDVAQVINVLYKIISSSKQVNTSMVADLINKSKGYCEPEEQKSSHSSVGTTKIEIQPKTEGQARYIEAMQKHEIVFGIGPAGTGKTYLAVAQALTVFKGNGVHKIVLCRPAVEAGERLGFLPGDYQEKVNPYLRPLYDALGSFIEYQQLRRLMDNGIIEVVPLAYMRGRSLNNAFIILDEAQNTTSDQMKMFLTRMGNGSRIVITGDITQIDLPPGKVSGLVEVQAILGNTKGVAFSYLTKADIVRHPLVQDIVDAYESRRSAHKKK